CACCAGCGTGTGGATGGATAACCTTGAGGGTGGGCTGGACTACCTGCGCCAGGTGGTGATTGAGGACGTGCTGGGCATCAATGCCGAGCTGGAGCAGGAGATGGCGCAGGTGGTGGCGAGCTACCAGTGCGAATGGCAGACCACGCTGGCGGACGACGACCGGCTGGCGCTGTTCCGCAGCACGGTGAACAGCAGCGAGGCGGACGAAACCATCCGCTGGCAGCAGACCCGCGGGCAGATCCGCCCGGCCAGCGACCTGCCGCCGGTGCTGCCGGTGGTGGCGCCGCCTGCCGCCTGGAACGCGGTGTGCCGGCTGGAGCAGATCCCGTCTGACGCCGGGATCGGCGCGCGGCTCGGCAGCCAGCGCATCGCGCTGTTCCGCCACGGCGACCGGGTGTGGGCGCTGGATGATAACGAACCGGGCACCACGGCCAGCGTGCTGTCACGCGGCCTGCTCGGCGACGCCGCCGGTGAACCGCTGGTTGTCTCGCCGCTGTACAAACAGCGCTTCCGCCTGCGCGACGGCCAGAGCCTCGATAATCCGCAGCTGGCGCTGCGCTGCTGGCCGGTGAAGATAGAGCAGGGCCAGGTGTGGGTAGCGGCCGCGCCGCTGATTGTCACCAGCATAAAAGACGCGATTACCGCGTAAGGAGCGACCATGACGCTGAATATTGCCGGCATTGAAACGCTGCTGGCGCGCGCGAAAGCCAGCGCCGACCGCGCTAACGGTTCGGGAAGCGATAACGCTGACGGCAGCGGGGATAACGGCGAGTCTAACGGCGGCGAAAACGTCCCCGGCAGCGTCTGGCTGGTGGGGGCCGGGCCGGGGGCCTCCGATCTGCTGACGGTGCGGGCGCTGCGGCTGATCGAACAGGCGCAGGTGGTGGTTTATGACCGGCTGGTCAGCGCCGGGGTGATGGCGCTGATCCCACCTGAGGCGCTGTGCATCGACGTGGGTAAAACGCCGGGCTTTCACGCCATGAGCCAGCAGCAGATCAACCAGCTGCTGGTCGACCTGGCCCGCGCCGGCCAGCAGGTGCTGCGGCTGAAGGGCGGCGACCCCTTTGTGTTCGGCCGCGGCGGCGAGGAGATGCAGTGGCTGCAGCAGGCGGGGATCGCCTGCCATATCGTGCCGGGGATCACCGCCGCCACCGGCTGCGCGGCGGCCAGCGGCATTCCGCTGACCCACCGCGGGCTGGCGCAGTCGGTGCGCTTTATCACCGGCCACCACAGCAGCGGCAAGCCAGAGCACGACTGGCGCAGCCTGCGCGATGCGCAGCAGACGCTGGTGTTCTATATGGGGCTGACCTGGTGCGCGGAGCTGAGCGCACAGCTGATCGCCCACGGCCGCGACGCCGCCACCCCGGTGGCGATCGTTGAACGCGGCACCCGCGCCGATCAGCGCGTGATCGTCACCCGGCTGGACAGGCTGGCTGCCACGGTAGCGGAGCAGCAGCCGCAGTCGCCGGGGCTGCTGATTATTGGTGACGTGGTGGGGTTATACACGGCGGCGCAGGCCGCGATGCATCATGCGGAGTCGGCGCCGTGCGCAGAACGGGCAGGAGGATAACGGGCAGGAGGATAACGGGTGCTGACCCGGCGGCCGCACCTCAGGCGGCCACCAGCACCTTCACGCCTAACGCCTCAAACGCCGCCACCGACTGCTGAGAGATGCCGCTGTCGGTGATCAGGTACTGGATTTTGTTCCAGTCGCAGGGCAGCGCAAACATCGACACCTTGTCAATTTTGCTGGAGTCGGCCACCACGTAAACCGTGTTGGCCGAGTTGATCATCGCGTTTTTCACCTTGATATCGGTTTCGCTGGGGAAACTGAGGCCGAGGCGCGGTGAGATGCAGGCGGTGGCAAGAAACAGCTTCTCGGCCAGCACGTTTTCAAAGAAACCGGCCGCCTTCTCACCGGAGGTGGAGAGCGTCGGAAATTTGAAGGTGCCGCCGGTCAGCAGGATATTAATGCCCGGTTCGCCGCCCAGCTTAAGGGCAATATTCACCGCGTTGGTCACCACCGACAGGCGGCGGATATGGTTCATATGGTTGGCGATGGCGGTGGTAGTGGTACCGCTATCGAAAATCACCGTGTCACCGTTTTCGATCTGCTGCGCCGCCAGCTGACCGATGGCGTCCTTGGCTTCCATATGCGTCTGCCGCTCCAGCAGCAGCGCGCCGGTGTTCTGCTTGCCGGTCATCAGCGTGGCCCCGCCGTGATAGCGCTGCACGTACCCCTCTTTCTGCAGCACGCGCAGGTCGGTGCGGATGGTGGCTTCGGTCAGATTAAACGCTTCGGTCAGCGCCTTCACCGTCACCGTGCCGTCCTCACGGATCATCTCAAGAATCTTTTCACGCCGCTGCAGCATATCAGCCAATTGTTCATTTTTGCTTTTCAAGTGAAACACTCCGTTTGCCTGATTACCGCCAAACCTGCATGCCAGTCAACCCCTTGCGCTGGATATTACCCGCCGACTAAGGCAAATGCGAGGGCTGCCATAAAAGGTTTTTCATTTTCGAACGAAAGTCATTTTTTGGCACATGCTTGATTTATATCAGATTTGTCTGACAAGTCAGCAGCGTGCACAGCGGTACTAAACAAAAAAACCAGACTTTACAGGTATTTAACGTTTTCGTTTGTTTTTGTTTGAAACATGATCTTCTCCACATTCTGTCGACAAACGATAGCGTATATTTTTATTCGAAAATCAATGGTCGCTACTGAACCCGCAAGAAGTCAGCTTTTCGGCCTGCGAACCCCTTCAGAACACCTGACCGTCACCGCTTAAGGAGCAACGGCACATGAGTAACGAATACGACGTAAACCTGCGTCACGGCGTGGATATCAATACTGACCTCAGCGGCAAGGTTGCCGTGGTGACCGGCGGGCTGGGCGGCATTGCCATGGCCAGCAACGAGATGCTGCTGGCGAAAGGCGCCAGCCTGGCGCTGCTCTACCCGGCCTTTGAGCAGGGCAAAGTCGCCGACGTTGCCAGCCAGTTTGACGCCGACCGCGTGCAGTTCGTCCAGTGCGACGTCACCGACCCGGATTCCGTCGAGCAGGCGATTGTCCAGGTGGAAGCGCACTACGGCCACATCGATATTCTGGTCAACTGCGCCGGCTACGTGATGCTGCAGCCGGTACTGGAAACCGACTTCGCCGAGTGGCAGAAGCAGGTGGCGGTGAACCTGACCGGGCCGTTCCTCACCTCGCAGGCGGTGGGCAAACGCATGGTTAAGGCCGGCCGCGGCGGCAAAATTATCAATATCGCCTCGCAGGCGGCGTCGATCGCCATCGACAACCACGTGGCCTATACCTCGGCCAAAGCGGGCCTGCTGGGCATGACCAAAGTGATGGCGAAAGAGTTCGCGCCGCACAAAATTAACGTGAATACCCTGTCACCGACCGTGGTGCTGACGCCGATGGGCGAGAAGGCCTGGCGCGGTGAGAAGGGCGAAGCGATGAAGAAGCTGATCCCGATGGGGCGTTTTGCCTACACCGATGAGATTGCCGCCGCGGTGCTGTTCTTTGCCGGCAACGGCAGCGACATGATCACCGGTGCGGATCTGATGATCGACGGTGGCTTTACCATCTGGTAATCGCCGCCCGCCACACCAGTGAAACCGCAGTACCCAAGAAACGCTGTACCTACACATAACAATTATAGCGAGAACGTCACCATGAAAATGCGTTTAACCCTGTTAGCCCTGGCTACCGCCTGCTCCTTCTCCCACGCGGTCAGCGCGGCGGAAAAAGGCACCATCATGATCCTGGTTAACTCCCTGGATAACCCGTACTACGCCTCTGAAGCCAAAGGGGCCAACCTGAAGGCGCAGGAGCTGGGCTACAAAACGTCGGTGCTGTCCCACGGTGAAGACGTGAAGAAGCAGAGCGAACTGATCGACGCCGCCATCGGTAAAAAAGTGCAGGGCATCATTCTGGACAACGCCGACTCCACCGCCAGCGTGGCGGCGATCCAGAAGGCCAAAGACGCCGGGATCCCGGTGGTGCTGATCAACCGCGAAATCCCGGTGGATGACGTGGCGCTGGAGCAGATAACCCACAACAACTTCCAGGCAGGTTCTGACGTCGCCAACGTGTTCGTTGAGAAGATGGGCGAGAAGGGCAAATACGCCGAACTGGCCTGTAACCTTGCCGACAACAACTGCGTGACCCGCTCTAAATCCTTCCACCAGGTGCTGGATCAGTACCCGGACATGCAGAGCGTGGCGAAGCAGGATGCCAAAGGCACCCTGATCGACGGCAAGCGCATCATGGACAGCATCCTGCAGGCGCACCCGGACGTGAAGGGCGTGATCTGCGGTAACGGCCCGGTTGCGCTGGGTGCGATCGCCGCGCTGAAGGCCGCCGGCCGCAGCGATGTGATCGTGGTGGGCATCGACGGCAGCAACGACGAGCGTGACGCGGTGAAAGCCGGCACCCTGAAGTCAACGGTGATGCTGCAGGCGCAGGCGATTGCCGCGCAGGGCGTGACCGACCTGGATAACTTCATTCAGAAAGGCGTGAAGCCGGAGAAACAGCGCGTGATGTTCCGCGGCATTCTGATCAACCAGGAGAATGCTGACAAGGTCCAGGACTTCAACTTCAAATCCTGATGTTAACGCTGCGCCCCGCAAGGGGCGCAAAGGAGCGAATTATGTCCAGGCGTGTCTGGCTGGCAGTAGCCACTTTAGCCCTCGGGGGCTGCCGTATTGTGTCGCAGCAGGAGCTTCAGGATCTGAAAAATCCACCGAATCCCGCGCTGGCCAATGTAACCACCACCTATCAGCAGAAAATTGTGCCGCAGATCCTCAGCGAGGCGAAGCCGCTGGCTGAGCTGATGAGTGCCCTTAAGGGTGCAAAAGATTTTGACGCCGCCTGTAAGCAGTCCGGCTACCGCAGCCAGGAAGAGAACCCGTGCGTGTTCACGGTGAAGGTGCTGGGCACCGTTACCGCGGTGAATACCACCTCACGCAGCGGCAAAATGACCGTCAGAGACGCCAGCGGCCTTGAGGTTGCGGTGCAGATCGGGCCGACCATCCGCGGTACCGCGCTGCGCGACGCCTATAAGGGCGTGAGCTATCAGGACTTTAACGACCAGGTGCTGTTTGGCGACTATGGCAAGGCGATCAACACCCTCGCGTCCGATGAGATTAAAAAGCTGCAGCCGAAAGTCGGCGACAGCGTTGAAGTCGACGGCGTATTCAGCAGCTGGGACGTGCCGCAAACCCCGGCGGACATTACCCCCGCACGCGTAGTTCGTCAGTGAGGAGCTGGGAATGGCAGAACATCTGACCGCAGGCGAGCCGGCCGCTGACGCGCAGCCGGACGTGATTATTGAAACCCGCGACGTTTCCCGCATCTACCCCGGCGTGACCGCGCTGGACCAGGTGAACTACCGCGTTTACCGCAACAAGGTCAACGTGCTGATCGGCGAGAACGGTGCCGGTAAGTCAACGATGATGAAAATGCTGGCCGGGGTGGAAGTGCCGTCCTCCGGTCAGATCCTGCTCGACGGTGAGCCGGTATCGCTGCACTCGACGATGGCGGCGGAGAAGCACGGCATCAGCATCATCTTTCAGGAACTGAACCTGTTCCCGAACATGAACGTGATGGACAACATCTTTATCGGTAATGAGTTTTTCCAGCGCGGCCGGATTAATGAAAAATACCAGTACCAGCTGGCGAAATCGCTGCTGGAACGGCTGGAGCTGGATGTGGATCCTTACGCGCCGCTCGGGGAACTGGGCATCGGCCACCAGCAGCTGGTGGAGATTGCGCGTGCGTTGTCGAAAGACACCCGGGTACTGATTATGGATGAACCGACCTCGGCGCTCAGCCAGTCGGAAGTGAAAGTGCTGTTTAACGTCATCGAGGCGCTGAAGCGCCGCGGCGTCACCATTATCTACATCTCCCACCGGCTGGAAGAGCTGATGGAGATCGGCGATCACATCACCATCTTCCGCGACGGCCGCTTTATCAGCGAACGCGAGGTGCGTGACGCCAGCGTGCCGTGGATCATCGCCCAGATGGTCGGCGACAAGAAGAAACAGTTTGATTACGCCCCGGCGCCGCAGGGCGAGGTGGTGCTGGAGGTCAGCGGCATGACCGCGCTGCGCCAGGACGGCGGCTATAAGCTTAATGAGGTGGGCTTCAGCCTGCGC
This portion of the Erwinia sp. E602 genome encodes:
- the cobA gene encoding uroporphyrinogen-III C-methyltransferase, yielding MTLNIAGIETLLARAKASADRANGSGSDNADGSGDNGESNGGENVPGSVWLVGAGPGASDLLTVRALRLIEQAQVVVYDRLVSAGVMALIPPEALCIDVGKTPGFHAMSQQQINQLLVDLARAGQQVLRLKGGDPFVFGRGGEEMQWLQQAGIACHIVPGITAATGCAAASGIPLTHRGLAQSVRFITGHHSSGKPEHDWRSLRDAQQTLVFYMGLTWCAELSAQLIAHGRDAATPVAIVERGTRADQRVIVTRLDRLAATVAEQQPQSPGLLIIGDVVGLYTAAQAAMHHAESAPCAERAGG
- a CDS encoding DeoR/GlpR family DNA-binding transcription regulator — encoded protein: MKSKNEQLADMLQRREKILEMIREDGTVTVKALTEAFNLTEATIRTDLRVLQKEGYVQRYHGGATLMTGKQNTGALLLERQTHMEAKDAIGQLAAQQIENGDTVIFDSGTTTTAIANHMNHIRRLSVVTNAVNIALKLGGEPGINILLTGGTFKFPTLSTSGEKAAGFFENVLAEKLFLATACISPRLGLSFPSETDIKVKNAMINSANTVYVVADSSKIDKVSMFALPCDWNKIQYLITDSGISQQSVAAFEALGVKVLVAA
- a CDS encoding GolD/DthD family dehydrogenase translates to MSNEYDVNLRHGVDINTDLSGKVAVVTGGLGGIAMASNEMLLAKGASLALLYPAFEQGKVADVASQFDADRVQFVQCDVTDPDSVEQAIVQVEAHYGHIDILVNCAGYVMLQPVLETDFAEWQKQVAVNLTGPFLTSQAVGKRMVKAGRGGKIINIASQAASIAIDNHVAYTSAKAGLLGMTKVMAKEFAPHKINVNTLSPTVVLTPMGEKAWRGEKGEAMKKLIPMGRFAYTDEIAAAVLFFAGNGSDMITGADLMIDGGFTIW
- a CDS encoding D-ribose ABC transporter substrate-binding protein; the protein is MKMRLTLLALATACSFSHAVSAAEKGTIMILVNSLDNPYYASEAKGANLKAQELGYKTSVLSHGEDVKKQSELIDAAIGKKVQGIILDNADSTASVAAIQKAKDAGIPVVLINREIPVDDVALEQITHNNFQAGSDVANVFVEKMGEKGKYAELACNLADNNCVTRSKSFHQVLDQYPDMQSVAKQDAKGTLIDGKRIMDSILQAHPDVKGVICGNGPVALGAIAALKAAGRSDVIVVGIDGSNDERDAVKAGTLKSTVMLQAQAIAAQGVTDLDNFIQKGVKPEKQRVMFRGILINQENADKVQDFNFKS
- a CDS encoding DUF2291 family protein, which gives rise to MSRRVWLAVATLALGGCRIVSQQELQDLKNPPNPALANVTTTYQQKIVPQILSEAKPLAELMSALKGAKDFDAACKQSGYRSQEENPCVFTVKVLGTVTAVNTTSRSGKMTVRDASGLEVAVQIGPTIRGTALRDAYKGVSYQDFNDQVLFGDYGKAINTLASDEIKKLQPKVGDSVEVDGVFSSWDVPQTPADITPARVVRQ
- a CDS encoding sugar ABC transporter ATP-binding protein, whose product is MAEHLTAGEPAADAQPDVIIETRDVSRIYPGVTALDQVNYRVYRNKVNVLIGENGAGKSTMMKMLAGVEVPSSGQILLDGEPVSLHSTMAAEKHGISIIFQELNLFPNMNVMDNIFIGNEFFQRGRINEKYQYQLAKSLLERLELDVDPYAPLGELGIGHQQLVEIARALSKDTRVLIMDEPTSALSQSEVKVLFNVIEALKRRGVTIIYISHRLEELMEIGDHITIFRDGRFISEREVRDASVPWIIAQMVGDKKKQFDYAPAPQGEVVLEVSGMTALRQDGGYKLNEVGFSLRKGEVVGIYGLLGAGRTELFKGLIGLMPCQNGRVTLNGESLERRDFAYRLKKGIALVPEDRKGEGIISLMSIKTNMTLSDLSLRGFRRALGLLRPKQEEQQVGGMIQRLAIKVSDSELPITSLSGGNQQKVVLGKALMTGPEVVLLDEPTRGIDVGAKTDVYQLIGRMAHEGLAVMFSSSELDEVMALADRILVMADGRIAADLTRAEATRERLITASTPQE